In Acidisarcina polymorpha, the DNA window CTTGTATCCGCGGGTGCTGCGCGAGATCTTCGCTGCCGCCGGGCGCAACCTCGATGCTGAGGTCCCAATGGAGCGGCTGGATCCCCAATACCGCCTGGTTTTCGGTTCGGGCGGTGAACTGCTCGCGACCCCCGACCTCCAACGGATGGAGCAAGCCATCGCAGCACTATGTCCTCGCGATGCCGCCGGTTTCCATCGGTTCTTCATGGATAACCGGAACAAGCTCGACCGCTTTCTGCCATTTCTCGAGAATCCCTTCGATAGCTGGCGCGATCTGGCGAAGCTCCAGATGTTGAAGATGCTGCCGACGCTGCGGCCCTGGAGTTCGCTCGATACTGATTTGCGCCGGTACTTCTCCGACGAGCGAATCCGGCTGGGCTTCAGTTTTCAATCGAAGTATCTCGGCATGTCACCCTTCACCTGTCCGAGCCTTTTCAGCATCCTGTCGTTCCTCGAATACGAGCACGGAGTTTTTCATCCCATCGGCGGCTGCGGAGCGGTCACTCTGGCAATGGCTCGTGTAGCCCAGGACCTGGGCGTTAAGATCCTGCTCGAAGAACCTGTCGAAAGCATGATCTTCGACGGACGCAAAGCTACGGGCGTCAAGACCGCATCGCGAACTCTGAAGGCCGATGCGGTTGTCGTGAACGCTGATTTTGCTGAAGCCATGCGTCGTATGGTGCCCAACCAACTGCGCCGCAAGTGGACCAACGAACGCATTGCCTCCAAGCGGTTTTCCTGCTCGACATTCATGATGTATCTCGGCATAGAAGGCATCTACAAAGACGTTGCTCACCACACTATTTACCTATCCAAGAATTACGAGCAGAACCTTCGCGATATTGAGAAAGATCACGTTCTTTCGAACGACCCTTCTTTCTACGTTCAGAACGCATGCGTTACCGACCCGAGCCTTGCTCCGCGCGGTTCAAGCGCCCTCTACATACTTGCGCCGGTGAGCCATCAAACTCCAAATATTGACTGGCCCGAGCAACAACTGGCGTTTCGTAAGACGGTTCTCGCTCAACTATCGAAGGTCGGCATCGAAGGAGTGGAAGAGCGCATTCGGTTCGAGAAGATCATTACTCCAAAGGACTGGCAGCTCGATTACGGATTGCATCAGGGCGCGACGTTCAGCATGGCGCATAATTTAAGGCAGATGCTTCATCTCCGTCCGCATAACCGGTTTGAAGATCTAGATCGCGTTTACCTGGTCGGGGGAGGGACGCATCCGGGAAGCGGATTGCCCGTCATCTTCGAATCCGCGCGCATCACGTCGCGGCTTTTGCTTGAAGACTTGAACGTGCAGCCACGTTGGGCGGAGCAAGCGACATTGCAGCCGGCGCCGATGTACGAGGCAGCTTCTTGATGAGGGCGCGCGTGGGCGCAGGCTTCGCAGAGAAGG includes these proteins:
- the crtI gene encoding phytoene desaturase family protein, which translates into the protein MMRKTQKIVIVGAGPGGLAAAILLAKSGVEVMVVEKRATVGGRTSTIEREGFKFDTGPTFFLYPRVLREIFAAAGRNLDAEVPMERLDPQYRLVFGSGGELLATPDLQRMEQAIAALCPRDAAGFHRFFMDNRNKLDRFLPFLENPFDSWRDLAKLQMLKMLPTLRPWSSLDTDLRRYFSDERIRLGFSFQSKYLGMSPFTCPSLFSILSFLEYEHGVFHPIGGCGAVTLAMARVAQDLGVKILLEEPVESMIFDGRKATGVKTASRTLKADAVVVNADFAEAMRRMVPNQLRRKWTNERIASKRFSCSTFMMYLGIEGIYKDVAHHTIYLSKNYEQNLRDIEKDHVLSNDPSFYVQNACVTDPSLAPRGSSALYILAPVSHQTPNIDWPEQQLAFRKTVLAQLSKVGIEGVEERIRFEKIITPKDWQLDYGLHQGATFSMAHNLRQMLHLRPHNRFEDLDRVYLVGGGTHPGSGLPVIFESARITSRLLLEDLNVQPRWAEQATLQPAPMYEAAS